The window CTCAGAACGGGGAGGTCCATCGTGGGAAGAAAGACATATCACGTAACTCCAGCGAGCAACGGCGATTGGAAGGTGACAGGCGTCGGAAACAGCCGAGCTTCAGGTGTGCACGCTAATAAGGCGGACGCCGTGGCGCAGGCAAAAGAATTGGCGAAATCTCAGGATCTCGGCCAAGTGGTGATTCATAGTCGGGACGGAAAGATTCAAACGTAACACACCTACGGCTCCGACCCGCATCCACCCAAAGGATAGCCGGTCGGCAGCTTGGATGTCTTAGTCGTACAGGGATTTGACTTGGCGTAGGAACGTACACGTTGACAATGCGTCGCTCGTGCCTTTGAGTTATGTGAAAGACAATCCATCGGAGGAGTGCATGGACGTACAAGAAAGCAAGCAAGAGCACCAAAAAGTCTTCACCATAATTGTGAATGGTCGGCAAAAGATGGTGGAGACGAAAGAATTATCATTTAGCCAAATCGTTGGATTGGCATTTGACAATCCGCCCACGGGCGAGAATACGGTGTTTACCGTTACATACAGGAAAGGTGAAGGGCATAAGCCCGAGGGCACGTTAGTCGAGGGCGACATGATCAAAATCAAGGACGGGATGATTTTTAATGTCACAGCAACTGATAAATCATAGCCCCGATCTTAAAAAGTTGCGCGATGAGGGTTATGACGTCGCGGTTCAGTCTAACTATCTCCTCATCAGGCGTGTTCCTTACGTCAA is drawn from Nitrospira sp. ND1 and contains these coding sequences:
- a CDS encoding multiubiquitin domain-containing protein, producing MDVQESKQEHQKVFTIIVNGRQKMVETKELSFSQIVGLAFDNPPTGENTVFTVTYRKGEGHKPEGTLVEGDMIKIKDGMIFNVTATDKS
- a CDS encoding DUF2188 domain-containing protein, with translation MTCKAGQAKKTFCLSEFASLAALYCRESGETNLRTGRSIVGRKTYHVTPASNGDWKVTGVGNSRASGVHANKADAVAQAKELAKSQDLGQVVIHSRDGKIQT